The Priestia filamentosa sequence CACAGATTTGGACTTGGTATCTTTAAGTCTTCATCACTTTGGAATTCAGTACAAGTTGTTCTTATTCTTTTTGTCCTATTTGATTTTGTTTATTTTAGATATACATTTTTTGCTGAAGCAGGAGAATCAATCATGAATTACCTCTTCCTTGCTCTCACACTTTTAGTAGTCGGGGTTGCCTTCTCATATGTAAAAATGAAGCAAACAAACCGAACAGCATTTATCCCAGCTTTATTTTTCTTAACTGTTGTGACGATTGTCGAGTGGTTTCCAGCACTAAGAACAAATGAGGAAAGTTGGCTGTATCTTATGCTAATTCCATTGCTTATCTGCAATATCTATCAACTTTTGATGCTTCCGAAATTTTTGAAATCTCCTTATATAATGAAAGAAGTGAGAGAAAGTAAGTAAAAAAAGCCCCATCCTTCAATAAGGGAAGGATAGGGGTTATTTAATTTCTTCACTTTTAGAAGTAGCACCAGAAATTAAACTTGAAACTGTTGTTGTCTTTAATTTCTTTTTTGAAAGTTC is a genomic window containing:
- a CDS encoding KinB-signaling pathway activation protein: MKSRNLVRFFLSTLSVGAVITVFVGFTLNWGEYKDLFIQGEIGEIVAIAIWLIGVGCIFSLISQMGFFSYLTVHRFGLGIFKSSSLWNSVQVVLILFVLFDFVYFRYTFFAEAGESIMNYLFLALTLLVVGVAFSYVKMKQTNRTAFIPALFFLTVVTIVEWFPALRTNEESWLYLMLIPLLICNIYQLLMLPKFLKSPYIMKEVRESK